In Leptospira inadai serovar Lyme str. 10, a single genomic region encodes these proteins:
- a CDS encoding STAS domain-containing protein: MSDEFKITVDLEPSVPVLHISGEITSEADEDIINKYHSIPELRRARVILNFHGTSYINSAGLATLISLITKAAESSAKIEFAGLNDHFRKVMDIVGLTDFVLIHNTLQEALG; the protein is encoded by the coding sequence ATGTCTGACGAATTCAAAATAACCGTGGACTTGGAGCCGTCTGTACCGGTCTTACATATCTCAGGTGAGATCACTTCCGAAGCCGACGAAGACATCATCAACAAATATCATTCTATTCCGGAATTGCGTAGAGCCCGAGTCATTCTGAATTTTCACGGCACATCCTATATCAATTCTGCGGGACTAGCGACGTTGATCAGTTTGATTACAAAGGCCGCCGAGTCTTCGGCAAAGATCGAGTTTGCGGGTTTAAACGATCATTTTCGTAAAGTGATGGATATAGTCGGATTGACCGACTTCGTACTGATCCATAATACTCTTCAAGAAGCTTTAGGTTAA
- the motB gene encoding flagellar motor protein MotB, producing the protein MAQQKCPECIQNIPEYMLTYGDMVTLLLCFFIMLYKTGKTNAIEMQIILSAFKTTTGFFDGGQTLSKGKLEEMGMNIESLPSMTTGKALSKSKKTATELFKPEIEAGKVRVTEDERGLVISLVGADYFGPGSAILNDPIKSTLKKASGLIKDLERFVRVEGHCDADAVVPGANPNREERAYLNNWDLAGARAINSTDYLVGVGRLDPSWFQAVSFGSYRPLAVEYEGTPEAKAFNRRIDIVILTDKSTKRGPHESNYGLPKSRVPGSETSTESGF; encoded by the coding sequence ATGGCGCAGCAAAAATGTCCAGAATGCATTCAGAACATCCCCGAGTACATGCTTACGTACGGGGACATGGTGACTCTTCTCCTATGTTTCTTTATCATGCTTTATAAGACCGGTAAGACGAACGCGATCGAGATGCAGATCATTTTATCCGCATTTAAAACGACTACCGGATTCTTTGACGGAGGACAAACCCTATCCAAAGGTAAGCTGGAAGAGATGGGGATGAACATCGAAAGTCTCCCGTCGATGACGACGGGCAAGGCTCTGTCCAAGTCCAAGAAGACCGCGACCGAACTATTCAAACCGGAGATCGAAGCGGGCAAGGTCCGCGTGACGGAAGACGAACGCGGGCTCGTCATAAGCTTGGTGGGAGCCGATTATTTCGGACCCGGTTCGGCGATTCTGAACGATCCTATTAAATCTACGCTTAAGAAAGCGAGCGGATTAATAAAAGACCTGGAGCGCTTCGTAAGGGTGGAAGGGCATTGCGATGCGGATGCGGTCGTGCCGGGAGCTAATCCGAATCGGGAAGAACGTGCCTATCTTAATAATTGGGATCTGGCGGGCGCAAGAGCCATTAATTCCACCGATTATTTAGTGGGTGTCGGTAGACTGGATCCGAGCTGGTTTCAGGCGGTAAGTTTCGGATCCTATCGACCTTTGGCCGTGGAATATGAAGGTACGCCCGAGGCAAAGGCATTCAATCGAAGGATTGACATCGTAATCTTAACCGATAAGTCCACGAAGAGAGGACCGCATGAATCCAATTACGGTCTTCCAAAGAGCCGAGTGCCAGGCTCTGAAACTTCCACAGAAAGTGGATTCTAA
- a CDS encoding motility protein A, producing MDIASLIGLGSALVVVAFGILSAGLNPIDIVDIPSVLITFGGATACTIMAVPWQSTLDVGKITRKAFREEKSDLVELIKTLVSFSEKARREGLLALEDDVNELPEEFLRKGITLVVDGTDPELVRNIMETEMGNIATRHAQGKAWWENWGALAPAFGMIGTLIGLVQMLKNLGSGDPSAIGTGMAAALITTLYGSMGANMFAIPIMKKLIRKSEDELLIKQIMIEKTLSIQSGDNPRIVKDKLASFLPPSERGVLKEEGD from the coding sequence ATGGATATAGCATCACTCATCGGTTTGGGTTCCGCTTTAGTCGTTGTGGCCTTCGGTATTCTTTCCGCAGGGTTGAACCCGATCGATATCGTGGATATTCCCTCGGTTTTGATTACGTTCGGGGGCGCAACCGCCTGTACGATCATGGCGGTTCCCTGGCAGTCGACTCTGGACGTCGGTAAAATTACTCGTAAGGCGTTTCGCGAGGAAAAGAGCGACCTGGTGGAACTGATTAAGACTCTTGTCTCCTTTTCCGAGAAGGCCAGACGGGAAGGGCTTCTCGCTTTGGAGGACGACGTTAACGAATTACCGGAGGAGTTCCTGCGCAAAGGAATTACCCTAGTCGTGGACGGAACGGATCCGGAGTTGGTTCGAAATATTATGGAAACCGAAATGGGAAACATCGCCACCCGCCATGCGCAGGGAAAAGCTTGGTGGGAAAACTGGGGCGCCCTTGCTCCCGCATTCGGGATGATCGGAACCTTGATCGGGCTAGTACAGATGCTTAAAAACCTCGGCTCGGGGGATCCGAGCGCGATCGGAACCGGGATGGCTGCGGCTTTGATCACCACTCTTTACGGATCGATGGGCGCGAATATGTTCGCCATTCCCATTATGAAAAAATTAATCCGTAAATCGGAAGATGAATTACTAATAAAGCAAATTATGATAGAGAAAACTCTTTCCATTCAATCCGGGGACAACCCTAGGATCGTTAAAGATAAGCTTGCCAGCTTCCTGCCTCCGTCCGAACGCGGCGTCCTGAAGGAAGAAGGGGATTAA
- a CDS encoding flagellar basal body-associated FliL family protein: MGDPEIDEEEGGAPAADGGAGSSPLIKWLIYIAGAVFGIIIVVLVSMFVAKQAATSTFREMKNVSLVKPPPPLITFAFQEEFRINTADKGETHFVKMKLSFGVSKDDTKITNELAERIAQMRDLVNLIVGRKTKDDLIDVEDQLDLREEIKAQINHILSEGKIQEVYFTEFIVN; this comes from the coding sequence ATGGGTGATCCCGAAATAGACGAAGAAGAAGGCGGCGCCCCTGCCGCAGACGGCGGAGCCGGTTCTTCTCCACTTATAAAATGGCTCATCTATATCGCGGGAGCCGTATTTGGAATTATCATCGTCGTACTTGTATCCATGTTTGTCGCCAAGCAGGCGGCTACGAGTACGTTTCGGGAAATGAAGAACGTTTCCTTGGTGAAACCTCCTCCTCCTTTAATTACGTTTGCATTCCAAGAAGAGTTCAGGATTAATACGGCCGATAAGGGTGAAACTCACTTCGTCAAAATGAAACTCTCTTTCGGTGTTTCGAAAGACGACACGAAGATAACGAACGAATTGGCGGAACGGATCGCTCAAATGCGGGATTTGGTGAACTTGATCGTCGGTCGTAAAACCAAGGACGATCTGATCGACGTGGAAGATCAATTGGATCTTCGCGAGGAAATCAAAGCTCAAATTAACCACATACTCTCGGAAGGAAAGATTCAGGAAGTTTACTTTACGGAATTTATCGTGAACTAA
- the ftsA gene encoding cell division protein FtsA: MEASERTIVALDLGTSLTKVVVGRPISEYETEIIGTGSFPSSGIKNGAIVNIEATTRSIVEAVSEAELMCGQEITSVVVNVTGKSVRADNSKGVVAITNRDRAVTEPDVVRVIEAAQAIRVPADQEIIHVLSKEFSVDDQTSIKDPIGMTGVRLEAEVHIVTAGITALHNLEKCVEAAGLVEEARVLSSLASSEAVLTSGEKDLGTAVLDIGAGICDLIIYIDGGIAYSAIIPFGGYNVTSDLSIGLKTTIETAELLKKRYGHCTLDEMDPTETVEIPPISGRPARSVLREELVNIIEPRMREIFEMVDAELVKSGKKSFLAGGAILTGGGSLLEGIESLAEDVFHLTVTRARPAGLSGLAERVSSPEFSTAVGLIKYASRLGEMEQKSQDRTESWGKKLRRWIEENL; encoded by the coding sequence ATGGAAGCTTCCGAAAGAACAATCGTGGCGTTAGATTTAGGAACTTCGCTTACTAAAGTCGTCGTTGGACGTCCCATTTCGGAGTACGAAACCGAAATCATCGGCACGGGCTCCTTCCCGTCCTCCGGGATCAAGAACGGAGCGATCGTAAATATAGAGGCGACGACCCGTTCCATTGTGGAAGCGGTTAGCGAGGCCGAATTGATGTGCGGACAGGAAATCACGTCGGTCGTGGTGAACGTCACCGGGAAGTCCGTAAGAGCCGATAATTCCAAAGGAGTCGTGGCGATAACCAATCGAGACCGAGCCGTAACGGAGCCGGACGTAGTCAGAGTCATAGAAGCCGCGCAAGCCATACGAGTTCCGGCAGACCAGGAAATCATACACGTACTGTCCAAGGAATTTTCCGTGGACGATCAAACCTCCATTAAAGATCCGATCGGAATGACCGGAGTCAGACTAGAGGCGGAAGTTCACATCGTCACCGCAGGAATTACAGCACTTCATAATTTAGAAAAATGTGTTGAAGCTGCAGGATTAGTGGAAGAGGCTCGTGTTCTTTCCAGTCTTGCTTCCTCCGAGGCGGTATTGACTTCCGGAGAGAAGGACCTGGGAACCGCGGTATTGGATATCGGAGCGGGAATTTGCGACTTGATCATTTACATAGACGGGGGAATCGCCTACTCCGCGATCATTCCGTTCGGAGGTTATAACGTAACGTCCGATCTCTCCATCGGTCTAAAAACGACCATTGAAACCGCCGAACTATTAAAAAAACGATATGGACATTGCACTCTCGACGAGATGGATCCGACGGAGACCGTGGAAATTCCCCCGATTAGCGGACGTCCTGCTCGCTCCGTTTTGCGGGAAGAGTTGGTGAATATTATCGAACCGCGTATGAGAGAAATATTCGAAATGGTGGATGCCGAATTGGTAAAATCGGGAAAAAAATCGTTTCTTGCAGGCGGAGCGATTCTTACGGGCGGCGGAAGTCTTTTGGAAGGAATCGAATCTTTGGCCGAGGATGTCTTTCATCTGACGGTCACTCGAGCCCGGCCCGCCGGACTTTCCGGTTTGGCCGAAAGAGTTTCTTCTCCCGAATTTTCGACGGCAGTAGGACTCATTAAATATGCGTCTCGCTTAGGTGAGATGGAGCAGAAATCCCAAGATCGTACCGAGTCCTGGGGTAAAAAACTCCGCAGATGGATCGAAGAGAATTTATAG
- a CDS encoding flagellar FlbD family protein, producing MITLHRLKGTEFVLNASHIECIEANPDTTITLFNDRKYVVQESVPQVIEKIIEFKKRVLVFPIGSAPDQFKKVD from the coding sequence TTGATTACCCTGCACCGTTTAAAGGGGACGGAATTCGTCCTGAACGCTTCTCATATTGAATGTATCGAGGCTAACCCCGATACTACGATCACTCTTTTTAATGATCGAAAGTATGTGGTTCAAGAGAGCGTTCCGCAAGTGATCGAAAAGATTATCGAGTTCAAAAAGAGGGTATTAGTCTTTCCGATAGGCTCTGCTCCCGACCAATTTAAGAAGGTAGATTAA
- a CDS encoding glucose 1-dehydrogenase produces MAKQFEGKVALVTGAASPRGLGRAIANTIAKEGGDIVVADLNKEHIEQAAAEIAKEFGVKALGVAANVTKPEDCDAVIAAVKDKFGKLDFLVNNAGVLKDNLFIRMTEQEFDFVMDVNAKGVFLMTKSASKLLLKAPSARIVNISSLSGLTGQPGQANYSSSKAAVIALTKVAAREFSGRGVLVNAVCPGYVQTDMTSSLSEEVQKKLTDPSFIPLKRPGTQQEIANAVEFFLSDKASYITGTYLRVDGGAGIGL; encoded by the coding sequence ATGGCAAAACAATTCGAAGGCAAAGTTGCATTAGTCACCGGAGCCGCTTCTCCAAGAGGATTAGGGAGAGCGATCGCAAATACGATCGCAAAGGAAGGCGGAGATATCGTCGTCGCCGATTTAAATAAGGAACATATAGAACAGGCTGCCGCAGAAATCGCTAAAGAGTTCGGAGTGAAAGCCCTCGGAGTGGCCGCAAACGTGACTAAGCCGGAAGACTGTGATGCAGTCATCGCCGCAGTGAAAGACAAATTCGGCAAACTGGATTTCTTGGTAAACAATGCCGGAGTTTTAAAAGACAATCTGTTCATCCGTATGACGGAGCAAGAATTCGATTTCGTTATGGACGTAAATGCAAAAGGCGTTTTCCTTATGACCAAGTCGGCTTCAAAATTACTTTTGAAAGCGCCTTCCGCGCGAATCGTAAATATCTCTTCGCTTTCGGGTTTAACCGGACAACCCGGCCAGGCAAACTATTCCTCTTCCAAGGCCGCCGTTATTGCGTTAACAAAAGTGGCAGCAAGAGAATTCTCCGGTCGCGGAGTATTGGTAAATGCGGTATGTCCGGGCTACGTTCAAACGGACATGACATCCTCTCTTTCGGAAGAGGTTCAAAAGAAACTAACGGATCCTTCTTTCATTCCGTTGAAGAGACCTGGAACACAGCAAGAAATCGCGAACGCTGTAGAATTCTTCCTGTCGGATAAAGCTTCCTATATCACCGGAACGTATCTCCGCGTGGACGGCGGCGCCGGGATAGGCTTATAA
- a CDS encoding cell division protein FtsQ/DivIB yields the protein MRHNLIDFLKDSIQKRTSWWLLAILALLVGSLGWGFKKGTLPQELNKLILTGHETLKTEEIVQIMGIQPGTSFENYDLSLMESRLTSHPRIKKARLEKKSDDQLFVEITERKPVYLVNSDGHLFEIDSELKVLSKDDVRTPGLTVLSGTFPREGGFVSGAAFKDLYISVENAFRSYPALKTRVSEVSLHEDGEIFVYTDAPIPVRVQIGTLFQIEQVRKLYAVLAYLEKEKVKPRLVDIRGEDAVYH from the coding sequence ATGAGACATAATCTAATTGACTTTCTGAAAGATTCCATTCAAAAAAGAACAAGTTGGTGGCTCCTGGCCATTCTGGCTCTGCTCGTCGGCAGTCTTGGATGGGGATTCAAAAAAGGAACCCTTCCCCAGGAGTTGAACAAACTTATCCTGACCGGACACGAGACGCTCAAGACGGAAGAAATCGTTCAAATCATGGGAATCCAACCTGGAACTTCTTTCGAAAATTACGACCTGAGTCTCATGGAAAGTCGCCTAACGTCTCATCCTCGAATCAAAAAAGCCAGACTGGAAAAAAAGTCGGATGATCAACTATTCGTCGAGATTACCGAACGAAAACCGGTCTATCTCGTCAATTCCGACGGTCATCTATTCGAGATAGATTCCGAATTGAAAGTTTTATCCAAAGATGATGTTCGGACTCCTGGATTGACCGTGCTCTCGGGAACCTTCCCTCGGGAAGGTGGATTCGTCAGCGGTGCCGCGTTCAAAGATTTGTATATCTCGGTTGAGAACGCATTTCGCTCCTATCCGGCCCTAAAAACGAGAGTGTCCGAAGTCTCGCTTCACGAAGATGGAGAGATCTTCGTTTATACGGATGCCCCGATCCCGGTAAGAGTGCAAATAGGTACTTTATTCCAAATCGAACAAGTCAGAAAGCTATACGCAGTCCTTGCCTATCTCGAAAAAGAAAAAGTCAAACCACGATTAGTGGATATCCGCGGAGAGGACGCGGTCTATCATTAA
- a CDS encoding c-type cytochrome: protein MKNRALVISASATVLALALVLNCGDKNESKKEPVAPSVPSAPALTPELEQGKEIFAANCASCHGEKGAGDGLAAANLNPKPRNYKAPAKEWKNGPTETGILKTLNNGIPGGTMVAFKYLGDEKLKLVAKYVIYLSQN from the coding sequence ATGAAAAATAGGGCTCTAGTAATTTCCGCCTCCGCGACAGTACTCGCCTTGGCTCTGGTTTTGAATTGTGGTGATAAAAACGAATCTAAAAAGGAACCGGTTGCGCCTTCTGTTCCCTCCGCTCCCGCCCTCACTCCTGAATTGGAACAGGGAAAAGAAATTTTTGCGGCGAACTGTGCCTCCTGCCACGGTGAAAAAGGTGCAGGAGATGGACTCGCGGCGGCAAACCTAAATCCTAAACCGCGCAATTACAAGGCTCCGGCTAAAGAATGGAAGAACGGACCGACCGAAACCGGTATTCTAAAAACGTTAAATAACGGAATTCCTGGCGGCACGATGGTGGCCTTTAAGTATCTAGGCGATGAAAAACTTAAATTAGTCGCAAAATACGTAATTTACCTCTCACAAAACTAA
- the kdsB gene encoding 3-deoxy-manno-octulosonate cytidylyltransferase, which yields MANPKVLGVIPARFGSSRFPGKPLVNIGDFPMILWTYKNSLKSSLVDELVVATDDERILMIVLDNGGNAVMTSPDHPSGTDRIREVALRFPHFGVVVNIQGDEPGIEADLIDGVARLKIDRNDWAMTTAAAPIGPAEITDPNRVKVVMDSKGKALYFSRSPIPSQFKKNVPAFRHLGIYAYDRDFLLRYPDLPPSPLEESESLEQLRALEAGYSIGVHIAERAALSVDTPNDLKLVIQDFQAKGWI from the coding sequence ATGGCGAATCCCAAAGTACTCGGAGTCATTCCGGCAAGGTTCGGAAGTTCAAGGTTTCCGGGAAAGCCCCTCGTCAATATAGGGGATTTTCCCATGATTCTTTGGACATATAAGAATTCTCTAAAGTCTTCTTTAGTGGACGAGCTGGTCGTAGCCACCGACGACGAGCGAATTCTGATGATCGTTTTGGACAATGGGGGGAACGCCGTAATGACCTCTCCCGATCATCCTTCCGGAACGGATAGAATTCGCGAGGTCGCTTTGCGATTTCCGCACTTCGGCGTTGTGGTAAATATACAAGGGGACGAACCGGGTATAGAGGCCGACCTGATCGACGGCGTGGCTCGCCTTAAAATAGACCGAAACGATTGGGCGATGACTACGGCGGCGGCGCCGATAGGTCCTGCCGAAATCACCGATCCGAATCGGGTAAAAGTCGTGATGGATTCGAAGGGGAAGGCGTTGTATTTTTCCCGCTCCCCGATTCCGAGCCAGTTTAAGAAAAACGTTCCGGCATTTCGACATCTAGGGATCTACGCGTACGATCGTGATTTTCTGTTACGGTACCCCGATCTTCCCCCGAGTCCGTTGGAGGAATCCGAATCCTTGGAACAACTGAGGGCGCTGGAAGCTGGTTATTCGATCGGAGTACATATAGCGGAACGCGCCGCATTGAGCGTGGATACTCCGAATGATTTAAAACTAGTGATCCAGGATTTTCAAGCCAAAGGCTGGATTTAG
- a CDS encoding glycosyltransferase, producing MKVAVIHDWLNGMRGGEVVLDSLLKIFPNADLFTLFYEPGKLNERIETRKITTAFTDRLPFKSKYRWYLPLFPTAIESLDLRGYDLVFSSSHCVAKGVIPDPDAIHISYVHSPMRYVWDLYYDYFPTRSGLKFFAFQAVSNYLRMWDAASANRVDSFLANSEFVGRRIQKFYRRESTIIPPPCLPEGFKVKRIQKEEFDLIVSAFAPYKRIDLAIEAYRKNGRRLKILGSGQEYKNLVKLLPPNVEILPHRPRSEVIEYLSKANVFVFPGMEDFGIAPVEAQGYCTPVIAYGKGGALETVIGGKTGVFFGEQTVDALNSALLESDSIEWKSKNFQTSVNRFTEEKFIIQISKAVDSINKNSRSRKGN from the coding sequence ATGAAAGTCGCCGTCATTCATGATTGGTTAAACGGAATGCGCGGAGGGGAAGTCGTTTTGGACTCCCTTCTCAAGATATTTCCGAACGCCGACCTATTTACCCTGTTTTACGAACCGGGTAAACTCAACGAAAGAATCGAAACTCGTAAAATCACGACGGCTTTTACCGACAGGCTCCCGTTTAAATCCAAGTACAGATGGTATCTTCCTCTGTTTCCGACTGCGATAGAATCTTTGGATCTTCGCGGCTATGACCTGGTATTCTCCTCCTCGCATTGCGTGGCTAAAGGAGTGATTCCCGATCCGGATGCGATTCATATTAGTTATGTTCATTCTCCGATGCGTTATGTTTGGGATCTATATTACGATTATTTTCCGACCCGAAGCGGGCTGAAGTTTTTTGCGTTCCAAGCGGTTTCGAATTACCTTAGAATGTGGGACGCGGCTTCGGCAAATAGAGTGGATTCTTTTTTGGCGAATTCCGAGTTCGTAGGACGGAGAATTCAAAAGTTCTATCGACGAGAGTCGACGATCATTCCTCCTCCTTGCCTTCCGGAAGGATTTAAAGTTAAGAGGATTCAAAAAGAGGAATTTGATTTGATCGTTTCCGCCTTTGCTCCGTATAAAAGGATAGATCTGGCGATCGAGGCGTACCGAAAAAACGGTCGACGATTGAAGATTCTCGGAAGCGGCCAAGAATATAAGAATCTAGTGAAACTTCTCCCCCCGAATGTGGAAATACTTCCTCATCGCCCTCGTTCCGAAGTAATCGAGTATCTCTCGAAGGCAAACGTCTTCGTTTTTCCCGGGATGGAGGATTTCGGAATCGCGCCTGTGGAGGCTCAAGGGTATTGTACTCCCGTGATCGCGTACGGTAAGGGCGGCGCTTTGGAAACTGTGATAGGCGGGAAAACAGGCGTATTTTTCGGAGAACAGACGGTAGACGCTCTAAATTCCGCCTTACTCGAGTCGGATTCGATCGAATGGAAGTCTAAAAATTTTCAGACCTCCGTGAATCGATTTACGGAGGAAAAATTCATTATCCAAATTTCGAAGGCGGTCGATTCTATAAACAAGAACTCCCGCTCGAGGAAGGGCAATTGA
- a CDS encoding thiolase domain-containing protein, with translation MRDVAIIGAYETLHGNHKDRTLRDLVTEAGNGAIRDSGIDRKEIQAVYVGNYAGNEFNAQNTMGSYAANLLGLGDRPAIRTEGACASGGIAMRQGFLAVASGLYDTVLVLGVEKMNGLDPETTMEIVARGQDQDVEGGYCISGPSGFALNATRHMHEFGTTKEMLSKVAEKNYYHGSLNPFAHKQKEISFNNIMKARMVTTPFGFHDVSLVTDASAAVIITTKEKAKSIRKDYVLVKGSGIGGDYFNVALKKDSVSFPASLQAAAEAFKMSGLERKDIDVLECHDCFTITEIINIEDLGFVEKGKGGPFTMDGHTRLGGKLPVNTSGGLKAKGHPVGATGVGQVVEMTFQLRNQAEKRQVANARIALTHVLGGPGAVSIVHILQRGE, from the coding sequence ATGAGAGACGTCGCAATCATAGGAGCTTATGAAACGCTCCATGGAAATCACAAGGACAGAACGCTTAGGGACTTGGTGACCGAAGCCGGGAATGGAGCCATTCGGGACTCCGGAATCGATCGAAAAGAAATCCAAGCCGTCTATGTAGGAAATTACGCAGGTAACGAATTCAACGCTCAAAATACGATGGGTTCTTACGCAGCCAACTTACTAGGATTAGGTGATAGACCGGCGATACGAACCGAAGGAGCCTGCGCCTCCGGAGGAATCGCGATGAGACAAGGATTTCTCGCAGTCGCATCCGGACTCTACGATACGGTTCTAGTTTTGGGAGTGGAGAAGATGAACGGCCTGGACCCGGAAACTACGATGGAGATCGTTGCCCGCGGCCAGGACCAAGACGTCGAAGGCGGGTACTGTATTTCGGGCCCATCGGGTTTCGCGCTCAATGCAACCCGACACATGCACGAATTCGGCACGACCAAGGAGATGCTCTCTAAGGTTGCCGAAAAAAACTATTATCACGGAAGTTTAAACCCTTTCGCTCATAAACAAAAAGAGATTTCGTTTAATAATATTATGAAGGCGAGAATGGTTACGACTCCATTCGGATTTCATGATGTTTCTCTAGTAACGGATGCTTCCGCCGCGGTAATCATTACGACAAAGGAAAAAGCGAAATCGATCAGAAAAGATTACGTTTTGGTAAAAGGGTCCGGAATCGGCGGAGATTACTTTAATGTGGCTTTAAAGAAAGACTCGGTCAGTTTTCCCGCCTCGCTTCAAGCCGCAGCCGAAGCGTTTAAGATGTCGGGCTTAGAAAGGAAAGATATCGACGTATTGGAATGTCATGACTGCTTTACGATCACCGAGATCATCAATATCGAGGATTTAGGTTTTGTAGAAAAAGGAAAAGGCGGTCCGTTTACTATGGATGGCCATACTCGTCTTGGCGGAAAACTGCCCGTCAATACGTCCGGTGGCCTAAAAGCAAAGGGTCATCCTGTCGGCGCAACCGGCGTTGGACAAGTCGTAGAAATGACGTTTCAGTTAAGAAACCAGGCCGAAAAACGGCAGGTCGCAAATGCCCGAATAGCACTGACTCATGTTTTGGGCGGTCCGGGCGCCGTTAGTATCGTACATATTCTGCAGAGAGGCGAATAG
- a CDS encoding Zn-ribbon domain-containing OB-fold protein, with the protein METLEINVLKGKKCASCGFEMTEPAVACTRCGSDSLQEKVFSGKGKIYTYTVVHVGFGHLASRAPYVLAVIDLEEGPKTMGILEGRSEGKPVTESVRIDMPVTFDRTEPKTGSIFKPTE; encoded by the coding sequence ATGGAGACCCTAGAAATAAACGTACTCAAGGGAAAGAAATGCGCTTCTTGCGGATTTGAAATGACCGAACCGGCGGTCGCATGCACTCGTTGCGGGAGCGATTCCCTGCAGGAAAAAGTCTTTAGCGGGAAGGGAAAAATCTATACTTACACGGTCGTTCATGTGGGTTTCGGTCATCTAGCATCGAGAGCGCCCTATGTCCTTGCTGTCATCGATTTAGAGGAAGGCCCAAAAACGATGGGTATCTTGGAAGGCCGATCGGAAGGAAAGCCCGTCACTGAATCCGTTAGGATCGATATGCCTGTCACGTTCGATAGGACGGAACCTAAAACCGGATCCATCTTCAAACCGACCGAATAA
- a CDS encoding MlaD family protein, with product MKFPKPSPVHLGLAFFFVFFLLLYHSVLERAGTKDIYPYTLKIYYPKSQGIRPGTSVSILGVEKGLVRDVDVVPIEEVPDKRFLDPLRKKAVEITIRLADPITLYANYNISFRTATVLSGRTIDIDPGNAEGRSNMGFFKPTYKEEEENVPDFAPSAKYYDDFFAASTGIIRENQNDIHVTFRNLLEVSEKLKGSRGSIPRIINDNDIHENIAETMVDMRLFGDDTRRYMEGYRKLERSSLIPFSINLYRRTTLIGSISSDFYLNRL from the coding sequence ATGAAATTTCCAAAACCGTCCCCCGTTCATTTAGGACTAGCGTTCTTTTTCGTATTCTTTTTGCTGCTCTATCATTCCGTTCTGGAGAGAGCCGGAACGAAAGATATCTATCCGTATACTCTCAAAATCTATTATCCAAAGTCTCAGGGAATTCGGCCCGGAACCTCGGTTAGCATTCTCGGGGTTGAGAAGGGTTTAGTTCGGGACGTGGACGTGGTTCCGATCGAAGAGGTTCCGGATAAACGGTTTTTGGACCCGCTTCGAAAGAAAGCCGTCGAAATTACGATACGACTGGCCGACCCGATCACATTGTACGCGAATTATAATATCAGCTTTCGGACGGCGACGGTTCTGTCCGGTAGAACGATAGATATCGATCCAGGCAATGCGGAAGGCCGATCGAATATGGGATTTTTTAAGCCGACATATAAGGAAGAAGAGGAAAACGTTCCCGATTTTGCGCCTTCCGCGAAATATTACGATGATTTCTTTGCGGCTTCCACAGGAATCATCCGGGAAAATCAAAACGATATTCATGTTACCTTTCGGAACTTGCTGGAAGTCTCGGAAAAACTAAAGGGTAGCAGGGGCAGCATTCCCAGAATAATAAACGATAACGATATTCATGAGAATATCGCGGAGACCATGGTGGATATGCGTTTATTCGGAGACGATACCAGACGTTATATGGAAGGGTACCGAAAATTGGAGCGCTCTTCTCTCATTCCTTTTTCAATTAACTTGTATCGGAGAACCACCCTGATCGGTAGTATCTCTTCCGATTTCTACCTGAATCGACTATAG